The following nucleotide sequence is from Psychroflexus torquis ATCC 700755.
ATGATATGGTCCAAAGTGAAATCATGCTCATTTCTAAAGGAGATACTTTTAATGAAGAAAAAATGGCGGCTTCTAGATTATTCAATACCTACTTTGGAAGTGGTTTATCTTCTATTGTTTTTCAGGAGATAAGAGAATCTAAGTCTTTGGCTTATTCTGCTTATGCAGGCTATAGAATGGCATCTAAAGAAGGAGAGCCAGATTACACCATGGCGTATGTAGGCACACAAGCCAACAAGCTAGAACAAGCTGTAGATGCTATGATGGAATTGATGAACGACATGCCTGAAGCGGAAGAACAATTTAACCAAGCCAAAAAAGCTACCTTAAAGCAAATTGCTGCTGAACGCATTACAAAGTCAGATATTTTCTGGACGTTTGAAGGCCTAAAGAAAAGAGGGATAACCAATGATTACCGAGAGGAAATGTACAAGACCATCGAAAAAATGACCTTTGATGACCTAAAAACATTCTTCGATGAAAACATTAAAGGTCAAGACTATAATGTAGCTGTGATAGGTAACAGAAAGGATTTGGATTTTGATGCACTTGGTAAACTAGGTAGGGTTAAAGAATTGGATATTGACTATCTTTTTAACTACGAAAAGAAAGAAAAGGAGAGTATTAAAGAGGTCAAGCTTTAAATTAAGTCAAGCATAGAAAACCCCAGCATTTTAATTAAAATGCTGGGGTTTTTATTTAAATGAACATTGGTGTAAAGACCTTAAATGAAGGTCTCTATCCGTCGAGGTTAGCTGGTTCGATTGTATATCGATACTCTATGTAAAGGAGTGAGATTATTTTTAAAAAATTAAATTTGTTTAGCCAAATAAAAAGCTTTTTTAGGAATCTAAAAAAAAGAAATGATAAAAGCCATCAACATAAAGGACAAACTGGAGTTAATCGATGAACTCTGGACCCCAAAAGTCATTGCAGAATTAAATGGGCAGCAAGTGAAGCTTGCTAAAATCCAGGGGGAGTTTGTATGGCACGACCATAAAGAGGAGGATGAGCTCTTCTATGTCCTTAAAGGAAAATTGGTAATGGAGTTTCGAGATAGAAAAGTAGACGTAAACGAAGGCGAGCTTATAGTGGTTCCAAAAGGAGAAGAGCATAGGCCTGTTACCAAAGAGGAAGTATGGATTCTTCTATTTGAGCCTAAAACCACAAAACATACTGGCGAGGTAAAGTCAGACTTGACCGTCGATACCCCAGAAGAGATATAGGCGAATGAAAAATAATCTTATAATTTTCTATTCCCTTGACAGAGTTTTTCATTTAGTATTCTTTTTTAATTATATTTAATACTCAAGTTTCGCACCCATTATTCACAGGGTTTAATTGGAAAAAAATAGCATGAAAACCAAGGGAAACCCCTGGTTTTACTGTATCTTTAAGTAACTAAACACAAAGTACAAAACATGCTACAACACGAATATATTGCAAAAGTTCAAGAAATAAAAGGGAAGTTTAATAAGGTTTGGTTTAATTCAGACTATTTACGGGCACATCTAAATATTTTAGGCTTCAATAGAATAAAAAAACAATTCAGTTGGTGCAAAAAGGCGGGTTTTTCATTTGAGGATTTGATCGCTACACTCTTGATTTTGCCCCTTATTGGAATTAATTCTATTTATGGACTTACAACTGACAAAGATCCAGAACTTAATAAATGTGGAAAAGATTCATACTATCGAATCTTGGCAAATCAAAAAATTAATTGGAGAGCTTTTTTGGCCCAGTTTGTAAAGCAATATCTATTGAAAGATGAACTCTTCACCCCCTCAGCAGACCCTACAAGATGCTTGATCTTTGATGATACTGATCTTTCAAAAACAGGAAAGACTATTGAAGGAGTCTCAAAGATCTACAACCATGTGTCAAAGACCTACTATTTAGGTTTCAAGCTACTTGTGGCTGGG
It contains:
- a CDS encoding cupin domain-containing protein — its product is MIKAINIKDKLELIDELWTPKVIAELNGQQVKLAKIQGEFVWHDHKEEDELFYVLKGKLVMEFRDRKVDVNEGELIVVPKGEEHRPVTKEEVWILLFEPKTTKHTGEVKSDLTVDTPEEI